One Ostrea edulis chromosome 2, xbOstEdul1.1, whole genome shotgun sequence genomic region harbors:
- the LOC125680131 gene encoding surfeit locus protein 2-like has protein sequence MAAPEGTHVPIIMSKELKTLLKQYSNLEMMDGKQRIKCSLSGHEMPCQVEAVQSYINGKKFQKLYSKDKYSYEKYKEHIVPSSKKGRGHQLFCLLTLRHLNNIPEHIKKHTEGHKFTRAYAKWKKCQETGEKFQPIVGKRKNYDKELDEESDEDKTGSDVDSLSDLYPVDLKEVEEAADSASDSVSDYDMDEVEEEKESDSVKSDSRKRKKVEGKKKTKKKKT, from the exons ATGGCGGCCCCCGAAGGTACACATGTTCCCATCATCATGTCTAAAGAGTTGAAAACACTTTTAAAGCAATATTCCAACTTAGAAATGATGGATGGCAAGCAGAGG ATTAAGTGTTCATTATCAGGCCACGAGATGCCCTGTCAGGTAGAAGCCGTGCAGAGCTACATCAATGGCAAAAAATTCCAGAAACTTTATTCCAAGGACAAATACAGTTATGAAAAATACAAGGAACACATAGTACCCAGCAGCAAGAAAGGCAGGGG GCATCAGCTGTTTTGTTTACTCACTCTAAGACATTTAAACAACATCCCTGAACACATAAAGAAGCACACAGAAGGACACAAGTTCACCAGAGCCTACGCCaaat GGAAGAAATGCCAGGAGACAGGTGAAAAGTTTCAGCCAATCGTAGGGAAGAGGAAGAATTATGACAAGGAATTAGATGAGGAGTCGGATGAAGATAAAACAGGAAGTGATGTAGACAGCCTCAGTGACCTATATCCAG tAGATCTTAAGGAGGTAGAAGAGGCAGCTGACAGTGCGTCGGATAGTGTGTCGGATTATGATATGGATGAGGTGGAGGAAGAAAAAGAATCCGACTCGGTGAAGAGTGACAGTCGAAAGAGGAAGAAAGTGGAG ggaaagaaaaaaacaaagaagaaaaagaccTGA